TAGTTTTTGATTATCAGTTTTTGTAGACCATCTTTATATTTTTAAGACTGTTTAAAAAGTGGCACAAAGGTATAGATAAAAAAATAAAACTAGCTTATAATCGAGATGAAACTTTGGTCATATCAAATCTGCTTAAATGACTGTAAGATCTCACCCTCACCCCCTGCCCCTCTCCCAAGCTTGGGAGAGGGGTGCCGGAGGCGGGGTGAGGGCTGCCAAATCATGGGCAATCAACCGGATTTGATATTAGAACCTGTTTGTAAAAAAAATCTAACAGCTACTGGTAGAGTTAACATCTCGACGATCTCAACCGACAAGCGAAGCGACTTATCCTTGACCCCCTGGTTGACTTGTATCTTTAAAGATACAAGTCAATCAGCCTTGACCCCTTCTTCGGTCAGCGTTTTTCTAAGCAAAGGATGTTGCCAACGCTGTTGTTGAGCGGAATATTCTGTATAAAATCAAACAAATAATGAGCCATCTGTAATTATACTACAAGGTGAAATCTCTACCTGATGACCTTGGTTATTGATAAAAGTAGCTTTGTTGTTGTTGCTGCCAAAACCACTATCAGGCTGATCGATCGGATTAGCCACGATCGCATCTAATTTCTTGTTCTGTAATTTCTCTAACGCTGGCGTGACAATATCTCCTGTCTGCGCAGCAAATCCAATCAGACATTGATGGGGCTGTTTGAGGCCAGAAATGTTGAAAACTGTAATTTAACTTTACATTTGAAGTTAAACGATTTCTAATACTGCCAAAATACTTAACCCGATAGAATACTTTCCATCCAGTGGATGTAACTGATTTCTTGACACATACATGCTTGAAGATAGCGAAGTTTATCTAGTAGCTTATTTCCCCAACCTTGAGGAATTTCTACTAGCTGTAAAATTAAATAAGCTATCAAGGTGGCATGAATTTGTATAGCAATACCATTGACATTTTTTGTGATGAGATGGTCGAGCTTTAAGTGCATCTTTAAAAACTTCCATAGTAACTCAATCCCCCAGCGACAGCGGTAAATCTCCATCACTTCTTCATCAGAAATAGCTGCTTCTCCAAGCTTAGGTAAATTGGTGACTAATCGGTATTCAGTTTTTGTTTCTAAGTCACAAAATTGAACAACTCGATAGAATCCTTTTTTCTTTCCTGTTCCAATCAAAACTAATTCAGATTCTTGAGTAAATTCCAGCTTGTATTTATTCCCAATTCTTAGAACAAAATACTTGTTTGAGGTAGCAGCATTTTGTAAAAATTTTAACCCAGCAAACCCCCTGTCCATAACTCCAACAGCTTTCTCTGGTAAGCTATCTATCATGTCTTTACCGTAGTTATAGTCATGATTAAACCCGAAAATAACTAAGTTTTCCTCTGGTGCTCCCGTTTGTAGGTTTAAAGAACTAAAAAGTTTTACTTGATGATATCCCAAGCTCCATAACAATTTACTTGTTAAAGAAATCGTGGTTGAATCTATGGGACAGATAGTATACTTACCAGGCAAATTCTTTTGATAAATCAGTCTAGATACTTGCTGATAAATTTGTTGAAATATCTGTTGGCTTCGATCAGAGCTAGCTTTAGAGAAAGTTGAAATATCTACTTCAATTCCCGTGTTGTTTAACCGCTTAAATAAATCCCTCATGCTGGTTAAGCTTTTATCTAGCGCATAGCCTAACCAGCATTCGACAAATAAGCGGGTATTCAAGACTGGATAATCCTTTTTAGGCAAGGTTGCCATTAACTCTTTGACAATCTTGGGGAACGAATGTATAATCACAAACTAATAGTATTTGTTGACAATCTGCCTAAGTTTATCAACTTTTAGGCAGATTTTTTATGTGTATTTTTTAACATTCAACATTTTTGGTTTGAGGCGTGCTAATTCAGCTAAGATATCCGCTACAGGTTCTAGGGGAAGCTTAGTAGGTAGTGATCGCTTGGGTAACTTCTCTGCACTATAACTAGCTGGCTTGACATCTGCCACAGCTGCCGCCATCACAATTAAATCTGCTTCCGGGAAACACTCTAGCATCGCCTGTTGCATTTGTTCAGCACTGACAACTGGAATCGATTGCACTCCCTGTGGTACATTCCAGATGGCTGGGGCGTGAACCAGTGTCACTGCTGCCCCTCGGTGCATAGCTGCTTGCGCCAACGCTAGTCCCATTTTGCCAGTGGAGGGATTACCAATGAATCGTACTGGGTCTAGATGTTCCCTGGTTCCCCCTGCGCTAATTAATACTCGCTTGCCCAATAAGTCTCGCTTACCATTAGTATGTAACAGCGATTGAATCTGGGTAACAATTTCAGCCGGTTCTGCCATCCGTCCAGCACCAACGCGATCGCATTCGTAAGCGCCAAGCTACCCAATCATAAAATAGTTGCTCTTACCCAGCAGAGGCAGGATCGCGCTCTAAAATCACATCCTCCACATTTCGCAAAGTGGGAAAGGCAAATCCTCCTATCCCAACCAGCAACATACAGATTGATGCGGTTACGTACAAAATTGCTATCCCCGCACCAGAACCAGTGCCGAATATCCCTCCAAAGATAGCTGCTAAATTACCTCCTGGCATCATTGCTGGTTCTAGGAGATAATCAGCAATTGGTCCAGCGATTAAAGTTGCACTGGCAGAAACTACCTGCAAGATCAGCGATTGCGCGGCAAACACCCGCCCTTGTAATTCTGGTGCTACCTTCGCTAACCAAATTGCAGTTTCTGAACTACCAAGTAAGGGAAAATTCAAAGAAGAACAGAATTGCGCCGGAATCCAGATCAATGGCATTCTACCCAAACCAAACACCGTTTTACTCAAGCCAGCACCGATAAACCCTAACAGCACCCCTTTTATTTGCCGCTGAAAACCACCCCAGGTGCTAACAATTAATGCCCCGGTTACACCTCCTACCCCCGCAGCAGAAGCGACACTACCCAAAACTTGTGCATTGCCCCCTGTACGAGCGAGAATCATTGGATCGTACACAGCTCCTCCTAAGTCGTGGGCAAACCAAAACAAAGAGGAGATGGCTATCAATGCATATAAACCTGGTTTTGTCAAGATGTAGCGAAAACCAAAGGTAAGCTGTTGCCATTTTTCGGGAGCAGAATTGACGGCTGTGACGATGGGGGGTTGAGGAATATGGACGAAAAGTAGGGTGGCGATCGCCACTGCAAAGGTAGAGAGATCGATCAGCAGTATCCCTACTAAACCAATAACCGGATACAAACTACCAGCCAGCGCTGGGGAAAAGATTGTCGAACCGTAATGCACAATAGAACCCATACTGCTAGCACGAGTGTACTGGTGCTGGGGGACAAGTAATGTAATTGAAGTAGAGTAAGCTAACTGCTGAAGTTGCCCAAAACAACTATTAACTGCACCCGTCAGGTATAAATGCCAGATTTGTAAGTTATGAGTGAAATACAGTAACCCAATCGCAATAGTGGAGAGAACAGCAATCGAGTCACCCAACATCATTAAGTGCCTGCGGTTGCAGCGGTCTACAATTACTCCAGCAAACAGCGTGATCGGGATACGTGGTAATTGAGAAAAGAAACCCACCAAAGCTAAGGCGGTTGCTGAACCAGTGAGTTGCCAAGCCCAAATTGACAGGGCAAACTCCGTCATATAGCTACCAATAGTGGAGACAAGTTGACCAAACCAGATGATGATAAATGTACGCACAGATTATTTGTTTAGCTTTCACTTGCTGTTACTGGATGAGTAGAACTCCGGTTTTTGTAGTTTTGGTACATATCCTGCCTCTTGCCTTTAGTTGTTCAAATTAGCGATCAGTTAATCTTGCACTTCCAGTTCTGAAACATGCTGGGGATGAACAACCACAATGTCATTCATGTGTATCTGCCAAAACTTGCCAGGGAGAGTTGGGATCGCTGCTTCTCAGTAGGATATTCGTATCTAGCAAATAAGCTGCCATTAGTCGTAGATGTTCTCCCGCCGTAAGGCTTCATCGGGTAGATTGGGACCATTTTTGTGGCTTTGTACCCACTGATGCCAACGTTCAGCTCGTTCTTCGGGGGTGGCGGTTGCCCAAAACGGTTGCTCTGAGGAGACAGGAGACAGAATGAGGCGATTTTCCTCTTCTACTTCAATGCGGAAGCGGGTGTTGGGTTGAATAGCCTGCAAAA
This window of the Chroococcidiopsis sp. CCMEE 29 genome carries:
- a CDS encoding MFS transporter — protein: MRTFIIIWFGQLVSTIGSYMTEFALSIWAWQLTGSATALALVGFFSQLPRIPITLFAGVIVDRCNRRHLMMLGDSIAVLSTIAIGLLYFTHNLQIWHLYLTGAVNSCFGQLQQLAYSTSITLLVPQHQYTRASSMGSIVHYGSTIFSPALAGSLYPVIGLVGILLIDLSTFAVAIATLLFVHIPQPPIVTAVNSAPEKWQQLTFGFRYILTKPGLYALIAISSLFWFAHDLGGAVYDPMILARTGGNAQVLGSVASAAGVGGVTGALIVSTWGGFQRQIKGVLLGFIGAGLSKTVFGLGRMPLIWIPAQFCSSLNFPLLGSSETAIWLAKVAPELQGRVFAAQSLILQVVSASATLIAGPIADYLLEPAMMPGGNLAAIFGGIFGTGSGAGIAILYVTASICMLLVGIGGFAFPTLRNVEDVILERDPASAG
- a CDS encoding IS4 family transposase, which codes for MIHSFPKIVKELMATLPKKDYPVLNTRLFVECWLGYALDKSLTSMRDLFKRLNNTGIEVDISTFSKASSDRSQQIFQQIYQQVSRLIYQKNLPGKYTICPIDSTTISLTSKLLWSLGYHQVKLFSSLNLQTGAPEENLVIFGFNHDYNYGKDMIDSLPEKAVGVMDRGFAGLKFLQNAATSNKYFVLRIGNKYKLEFTQESELVLIGTGKKKGFYRVVQFCDLETKTEYRLVTNLPKLGEAAISDEEVMEIYRCRWGIELLWKFLKMHLKLDHLITKNVNGIAIQIHATLIAYLILQLVEIPQGWGNKLLDKLRYLQACMCQEISYIHWMESILSG